The Cannabis sativa cultivar Pink pepper isolate KNU-18-1 chromosome 8, ASM2916894v1, whole genome shotgun sequence genomic interval AACGCtgtaatctatagggacgccacgtgtgtgattttataaactagtttaatactaatagaataattaattattaaaaaccgtgataatattaaaaacttgacgaaaataaaacactaaaaatggacattataacgacataaaaaagtgtgttccgggaatccttgttataaaaatttttgctaaagaaatatatacgacaaccatttaaacataaaattaaaatacacaACAGATACAACCAGTCCAAAATAACTCttggcaactcggcacgcaggccggtgaggtcaatatgtacattgctggagaagaatgtcacctcatggttgatctagcttttctttgcctttacctgcaccacatagcacccgtgagtagGATTTTTGGATTTTCGGATAGTCGGGTCGGATTTTCGGGTTTTCAAATAGTCGGGTTCGGGTTTTCGGACTTCGGGTGTTTAAAATGTGTAACCGAACCCCATTTTTGGGCGATCGGGTCCCACGGGTTTCGGGTCGGGTATGACGGGTTTGCTACGGTCGGGTTCGGATTAACACCCGAATCaatatttacataaaaaaaataatagtataCAGTTTGAATTTTTGGACAGCACTGTAAacgaaaagtaaaataaaaagttatgtCTATTTCACTGATATAGAAAGTACAAGTAATAACATTTTCTTTTTatgaaagtaaaataaaaaaataaaaaataaaacaaaccaaTGAAGCTTGTTTGTTAAGTAAAACAATTTGAATAGGCATATCAATCACGTGCCATGAGAAGCATGACCTACTTTTGTAGGTGGTAGAGGTAAAGACAACCTCTCTCacacattttctttttttattttataataaataaaaaatctgtACTTTTGTTTTGACTTTAGTAGCACGAAAATTTGTGCTATGCCTAATTTTTTGAGTTTCGGATTAACACTCGAAATAATATTTGGCTTATTTTAAAATCCAAACCCGACACCCGCGTGGAGTATTTTCGGATTGGACCCGACCCGACCACACAGGTTTTTAATTTTTCGGTTTTTTTCGGCAGCGGGTTGCGGGGTTTTCGGGTTTGCGGGTCTAAATGTTCAGCCctacccgtgagtcacaaggactcagcaagaaaagtaataataacaatcatatagtttattattcaaatattgtcatttatacacaataagaatcaaaccatcacactttgttcataagatgaaattcaaatcactactggcatctgccacgaataaacattagtatacagatatttggtaatacaaaaccattataccaataatagaattcatattcatttaatcatataaataatatatatgttacctcataaagcaaccatcttcatgacatcatgttgcctaatcaggcaagtcgatgctttattctgatgatcttgtattgtatcacctaatcaggcaagcccgtgccatagcctggcacccatatgtcgcataactgcatcacctaatcaggtgagcctatgccaaaaacctgcacccatatatcatataattgcatcacctaatcaggtgagcccgtgccacaatctggcaccaatatatcgcatcgtctcaTTAGACGAGCTCatacctacgcccggtacttatcatgtcactgatgcccatacttacgcccagtacatcgccaggaaaatcgcatcacctaatcaggtgagctcgtacctacactcggtactcatcatatatcattgacgcccgtacttacgcccagtacgttgcCAGGATAATtgtatcacctaatcaggtgagcccatatatcacatccataatattttcacattatcaatactcaaccaatcaatctttttaatatataacaatattaactatatctaaatattaatcaattcataacaatactaattgtattacatacaatgtACTATGCactacaatatacttttcttacctttaatctaggttcatacatttcggccaacccaagtggagaattatccccgatgatctcggccttatgtcacaacaacggtaaaccaataagtgtttatcccaaaacactgcttaatATTCATATAAAacaatctagggttttctaccgaaccccgcggtataaatacattaaaataaaacttatattttggctctaaaacatacaccatattgtagagctcgtcgcaagcttcgaaacggtatatagaatgtccaaaacggaTACCCGAGTCAaaaattatgacaaaaatataatttctgatctcttaaaaatttctaaaaactataaaactcgaaaattccaattttcgcactcaccgaaacactaccaaaacttatccaaatcactccaaacttcacagggcgcatatataccataaatattaccatccttacgtaacagaaataaaaatcgaccctttaaatgaaaaacgccattaacgttcggactaagatttaaaaagttccaaacttgatttctaactaaaaatcacttcaaattcaacaagaaaatatcggaactagtcccatgactacccgagaacaattctataagctcagaaccttcataactattctaattcacaaaatcCCTATACAAAactaattgtttttaaacttaaaacgaaattaaaccataccttaaacTTTCCATTTTCAtggatttgctatcctgctactaccggagcttagatcgctaagttttgggttgaaaatcgaaaaaaaaaatggatataCAAGGAGAAGGTTTTGTCGAAGGGAGAGAACGAGAGTTTCGTTCGTTCGTTCGTTTGTTCGTTCGTTCTGTTACAgatatgttaatatatataaataatattaaaataatataataataataatataataatatattaataataataataatataataatattactaaaaactttattattaatagttatcttattatttcttagccactaagaagTTTTTATTTCTAGGGTTTTTGGTCGACTTCGAGTACCCTAAAATACtccgatatttctaaaatcaacttatcccaattatctcatcaatatttctaactaaaattattgtgacatttttggcctctactcgggtctccagggtcgccaaacttgaaaatatttttatttcacaaataactcatattatatccacgtatttcaaataaatccacgtaattaacaaattacgcttatatatccacttattgagtctccagggtcgccgaacctaaaatatttttattccacatatagctcatattacattcacgcatgctatataaatctctgtaattaacaaattacgattatttactcacttatagcaaaatttaaattttatactaaaatagattagtaagatcataattATCCTACTAATTACTTGATTAACTCatagtataaatataaactctaattatttaccattaggcttatcgggatattacaattttttttcagcAACCAGCTTCGCATAGTCAACTATGTCGAATTTGTCATTTttaaattatcttatttttgacTCTCCTCCTTCTTCAGATTGGTGTTCCAATGTGTATGATTCTATTGTTGCTGTGTTGTTTTCGAGCATTGCCACATTCTCTTGAAATAATTATGTTCTTTTTCccattgtccattgctctttATGAGAACGGGTATAGATTCTATGTCTTGTcattttttacaatatttcatttacgtggccttttttttcatattaaaacaacagtaaaataacACTACAAAATAATGCACACAAATCGTTTTCTGgtgttctttttttattattgggcTTATCCCTATAATTAGCAATAAATTTGTGTTAATAAgttaaaaacaacattaaaacaaccTTGATTTCTACATTGTACATTATTAATCGTTTGTTAGGAATGATATATgtgaatatttttctttttaaaatgacatgtataattaaataatttcagATTATACTGTTGTAAGTTTTTATTAATGTTCAGATTTAAATGTGGGTgtattttttctagttttttaaaaattacaatacTGTGGGTTTAGGTGTGTTTACCTCTGTTGTTTCTTTCTGCTGTAAATATTGTTGTTCGTTCTTGATTTGTTGttgaattagtaattttttctcttcaccggattttatggttttttctTGGTGTTTCTATGATTCCAGTGTTGATTTGTCCGTCCCCAACCACGAAGGAGGTGCCGTTTGTGCTTTGTTACTGTTCACAgaataaaagtaaatatattggGCCTAGACagtatgaaagaaaaaaaaaatgagcctagacagtaaaaaagaaattattgtcGTGTGGCAGTATTATTGTAAAATTTAAGGAAAaagcaatatttttgtaagtttccctaaaaatatTAGGTTCAATAATTAAGAACTCATGACTACCAAAACTTATTTTATGTTCATAGATAtcacttttatttataatatatgttgtaactaactaaaatgcatatattttttttctgttttttttttaggggCCACTGCCCCACCTCGCCTCTATGTGGGTCCGCCCCTGGTTATGGTGTTGGTGTTTCAATCCATCTATATTAACAGTAAATAAGGAAATATTAAGTCATAATACTCAAATTGGATTgtgattatattaattatttcacTTGGGAAATTTgttaaaatatacttaaaaatttagGCTATTCTTTCTAATATActacctttaaataaatactttAAATATTCTCCAAACACTCTAAAATCCCAAAATCACCCTTACAATTCAGAAGCTCTCTTCTCCTACTCTCGCTGTCTAACTTCCCCTCCTCTCTTTCTCTGTTATTCTCATCCAGCCCCAAACCTTTCAAGCCCCGTCTGTTCACGAGCTCCAACCGACCAAGACGACCCACGACCGAGAAGACCCATGACGACTCGCGACGACCCACAACGACCCACGAGAAGCACCCAAGACAACCCACGACCAccgcattttttttcttctagttTTTGACCCATCTAACGCttgttttctgcatttttttttagtttttaacgaTGTCGCGAAATATCGCTAGATGTCACAAAACATCGTGAAATCATGAAACATCTCTAAATGTCTCCAATTCACAACAATACttgttttctgcatttttttttctgatttttgacGATGTCGCGAAACATCGCTAGATGTCGCGAAACATCGCAAAATCGTGAAAACATCTCTAAATGTCTCCAATTCAGAACATCGCGAAACACATCACGAATATCATCGCTAAACATCGCTAAATGTCGCTAAATATCACAAATCATCACTAAACTTCATCCTTGACCTCAGATTTGTTCTATAATTGCAAATATATCGTTAAATATCACAAAAAATGGTGAACCAGAAGGAAAATTTGCAAAAAACGAGAGAAGTTTTTTTGAAATGTAAGGCGGCCGAACAACACTAGCTCCGGTGATGGGTCGTCCGACTGGTAGAATGTGTTTGTGTGGTGTGAGTATCCTAAAGAGAGATGGATgtttggtttttatttgtttaagggTAAAATTGAATGAGAAAAATGGTGTAAGTATATTTTACATGATGCAAAATATGCTAGCATATGTTTAGtagataaattaattttaagcatataatatcaaatttccctttcattttaattcaatttatgggaatttatattgacaataaataTGAGTTTCactatatataacataatactattttggtgtaaaaattataaatgtggAGATTTCATAATCAATGGGAGGTGGGGACATTAATAGTGAattgaagatatttttaattttattctattattgGAAAGATACTGAAATAAATGGGTAGTAAAAGTTAATGagtattaaatttattattttttcgagGTACAGATAGATACCAATATGAACAttggtttttctttctttttctttaaaatttgattaatctCATTAATCAATAATAGGATTAGGCTGAAACAACACATAGTGGCCAAATATCCACTAGAAAAGCAACCACCTAACTCCTAAACCAAAACGACTATAATGTCGCCCTTAAGTGTTTAAATGGTAAAATGACTTGGAGACAAAATGGTCCAaaatcataatcccacttaatTTCGATattctaaatatcaacttatGAATACTTCGCTAAATAAAAAGGATCTAAGTTAACCCATATGAGTAATTTGGCTATCGGTCGTATTTTCTATCGCCACTGagcaaaaaacataaaaactataaattttctatataacatacataatacattaaggtggtgtttggttggaggtaatgaaatggagtggaatggaaaggaaacaattttcattccatttttttgtttggttgcattttaaagtattggaatggcattcTAATGGAATGTTCTTTccactattttggtggaatggctattccattttaaaaagaaaggaatgaccattccaatgtaacaagaaaaaaaaattaatgattttttatcaattttttttatcaattttaaattttattccattccattcctattcccattcctatgcctatttttgaaaataagacCCACAATAAGTATAAACTCATGTATAAtcattaaatatcaataattaatgATTATTCGCTTTATTAATCTATAGTCTAATCATACTATCATTACAATTAACATATTAAACTATGAAGATCTTAAATTTGCCAGTAGTAAAAGAAATCGATAGGCTTTGGcaaaacataaaattagaattaagtattaaaaaatatattgaaagAATAGGAAGCTTTATAaccaattattaattatacaaataccaAGTAATAGAAGAATGCAATATATATGTGTCAATATGTTTGGTTTGATACAAATATTTCTTTTGTTAAGACACATAATTCTTCATAAGAACCCTTCAATTGTTTCGGAAAATTAAtagataatatttaaatggaaatggtaatatgatattgataataatattgtaGTTCAATTAAGCTGGGAAGCGAAGATAGAGTGGGATAGGATTATGAGGAGTAGGCTGTGAATCCCAAACTGAGAAAGCACTACTACAGTTCATCCACTTTGCTGTCATTTCAGGGTAATGACGATCAAGCACATCTTTCAAGCTCTCTGTTTTGTTCACCCATTCTAGCCCTTTTTTGGTGTATGTCTCATTGTTGTAATCACTTGTGAAAAATCTATCTGCTTCTAGCCTCCTGCATGTgacaaaaaacaaaattgcttgatatgttattaattgttatatgtatacatataattagTTATGCATttagtaaatattattattacctGGAAGCCATTAGCAAGAATATCACAAAAGCAGTCTCACTAATAGCAAATCCTTTGATCTTTTTCTCTGCAAGAAGACCCACTTGAAGATCAAGCTCCTCCACATCATCACCATACACTTCTTGAAGTGTTTTGATGGCTTCTTCATCGTGTGTCAAATCTTTCCATTTTGAAATAGGTATCAACATCAGCCCTCTCCTAAAATTGTTGTACCTTGGTACACTCCTTTCCCTATCCCTATAGACTgcatttatatatgtaataaatcaattatttatttggatttctagtaaattaattaagcaattaatatatataaaataaaacaaaatatacacATACTTTCAAGGCTTGGTAAATCCACGTTATCAGCCCTATCTCTGCCATTTATATCTTGAGGTATGACATTTCTAAACCACAAGGGATAGTTCCAAAGCTCCAAGGATCCACAAGCTTGGTGTCCCATCGAAACAAGTTGTCTAGTGAAACCAATTTGTGTCAATGTCTTTTCTCCTTCTCTACCAATTAATTTTTCCATAGGAATTCTGCCAACAAAccacatatatttttatattacagatatatttttaagtacATGGAATAATCAAACTGAAGCTAGGATTGAAGTTTTCAATAAATATGTACTCTTTAATCAAGGGTGGAGATTTATTGGGGCCTGGTGTAGCATTGATGTCTCTCAAGTAAAGATTATCAGGGAGAAGTGCGTGCATCCTATAAACACTGGCAAAATCTTCTGTCAATGAATAAGGAACACCATGGTTGTTGGGCTTCTTGTTGCCCACATACCCACTCAAGACTGGACCTCCAACGTGCCCAAATATGTCTTTGAATTTCTTTCCCAGCATTCCATACCTGATAATAAAAAAGTACTCATTTcaattacttaattaattacataaaatatgatttagtttcataaaatatgtatatctaCCAGTTTATACGCATTCCTGCAAGTAGTGTTTGGGTTTTGAGGAGCTCTACTGTCCAATCAATTGTATGAATTTTTGCAATAACGGCTGAAGTAACTAGCCTTGCGTGCCTATATAACTTCTCCTCACTCAAATGTGGATATTCCTTCTACAGTAATGATATTGATTGTgtaacaataattaatattaatgaaGGATAAAAAGTAAAACTAATTGCATACTGAAATAATATACACAATATTTATTAACAAATATAGTAAAATTTTAgtattatatatttgaaataaataaaatttattataaaagaatataattttaatgctatatttttaaaaaaattaatgtatgtAAAAgtttaaagtaaaataaaaaacaaataatagtGGTTTGGTGATATATTTGAAAGGATAGAAAAATTGATAGAGAATGATATTTATAGATTTAGATAATACATTACATACCTTGAGAGCATCACAAACTGCATTATGCTCTTTAACAAAGAGGGCTTGCAAAGTTGAGAGTCCACTCCAAATGTTTGTTACATCTCCTGAGATAGGAATACCATCTTGGTCATGGAGAAGAAGCCCGTCCTCTCCAATCTTAAGTTTCCCATCTTTGAAACTCCTTACTTGTTGCAATTTTTCATTGTTACTTCCGTATACAACACTTCCATCCCTTTtgtttacatacatatataaaatattatgtatCTTCCTACTCTAAATCAAAAATTCAAtctaaataacaaaataataatatatgtactTAATTAGTACTTACCACCAAGGTGTACGAATGTTGATTGAACCACTCTTAATATCATTAGAACCACTAGTGATGGAAATTTCCTTTGTCTTGAGGAACTTGAAAGACTTGAGCGGGCACTCACTCGCCACTTCTGCTGGTGCAAACAGCTCCACCTAATTATTgcaatcataattaataatattcctttaaataaaattaagtagACTagcgattttatatatatatatatactaaatatGAAAAGTTTTATTTATACTCTATAAGTTCACCCGAAtcttagaaaaataattaagttaattCTAATAACTCATTCttaacaaaaattttattttgtgttaatttcaataattcttttaatatttgtatataatttttattttatttatatgtatttttttagaatatGACAAGGAAGAATTTTTTTGAACAAcaattagtataaattaaagatataaatttaatataaaaatgaatTATTAAAATGAAGTATCTTTATAAACTTTTTATAAATTTTGGTATGCAAATAAAACTTCCCATTAAATATTTGCActctatttattaaaatttaagtaagttatattttttaacaCTGCTTCTatgtttttctaaaaaaattctataattttaatttgtcttagtttttttttttttaatcctgTTCCCATttagtaaattttttataaaatttttaatttaataagagcttttcttcaaaaaagaaattatctctaaattatcaaaatatatttaatttgtgtgtatattttttttttaaaaaaaaaaaaagaaaaataattgaaaataatatgagAAGGAATATATGTTATACAAAATTTTTAGGGTGTaccaattaataaattttaggatatatatattatacgttTGGAACTTTATTTAgcatttaatttcaaaaaatgacttcaccatctaattttaacttttaataatattttgctttttttttagaGAATATTTTGCCATGTTTGAATACCCTTTTATTTTAGCATAACTTTTGATGAtgatctttcttttttctttttgttaactttaaaaataatttctaaccatGTAATTACTGGAATGACCTTAAAAGAATTACAATTATAATCTAACTCTTCAATGTGAACATTTCAAGAtatgtaaattataaattttttcgctattacgaaaaaaaaaaccatttactaatatataataaagttaaataattttttcaaatcttaatTATCattcatttaagaattttttttaattgaatataTTATAGGATGATTCTACAATGtaccccttaaaagggatgcacTGATGCACCTTCTACTTATTTCGGCATCAAACAACaaattagtctaatttttttttttcatattcatgtacgttatagctatttaagatatcctacaaaattttgagaaattcggaataatttacaatataggtTCAAACAGTATATTTTatacgcgtgcaacacactactTGAAAGCAATTTTtgacgtgttaaacttttctaaaattcttaaaattttgtaggatgttttaaataactataatttatatgaccataagaaaaaatttgactaaaaaattatttcggatactaaaaaattcttaaaagtgcattatagaattttcctATTATATTATACGGAtaactaattaatttacaaaataataaaaatatatatatataaaaattgtaGTTTGTTATATTACATaccttattatttgaaaataatttttaagattacctaaatgtattttaaattataagttaccataatataatttaaaataactaattgatTGCTAAGATATATACAAATAAGTTTTGGAGTCATGATGTATttcaaattatatgatataaaattgaatttttttttatgtaaaggTAACGTTAGTTTATTAGTAgccaaaaaatttatttttataaaaatgcagaaaaatacaaaaaaaataaataaaaaaggtcAAATATGTCAAATTTCGCTGACATAACATGTCAATAATAGTAGTAaaataattagataaaaaatatatatattattgtaaactcccctaatttttataatatatataaatatacatatatttttctaGATGTATAGTATTAAGATAATGTTGTTGTTAACTTTTTAACGCACCATATCTCTCTACACATAACCCCACCTATCAACTTTAAAAGCGATTGTGAGTTTCTTCTTTTGAGTTGAACAATTTTCTACCTTCAGTATATTAATTGGGTCGTGCTATaaattatatacaatatatcttaaattaataaaatgatttgatatatattattaattataataaacctGGTCAGTCTGTTCGAGATGATTAACCCAGTCATGAATCATGAACTGAATCCAAGAGGCTGCTATAACGTTGAATTGTTTTCCAGTGTCCTTGTAACTCCTTCTTGCCATTAGCTTTGTGGCAACTACCATAGGGTCTGGCCTAAGTACCTGTATAtcataattattcaatattattatcattatatgTTCGTACAAATAAGATTAATAATTAACaactgtaatatatatatatatatatgaagacaaacaatattatattacaaagactttttttcttattttttaatgttaCTCAGTATATTTAAAATTGTTTCTAATTAATATTAAGACCAATACTAATATTGATGTACTATACATTAATTCATTCAGTCGTGC includes:
- the LOC115699996 gene encoding alpha-dioxygenase PIOX; this translates as MSSFLLHFVHRDFHGVVSRMSFIDTLLFLVMHKVDKLGIWHRLPVILGLLYLAIRRHLHQNYNLFNVGEKPNGDGPQFDPKDYPYRTADGEYNDPFNEDTGSQGTFFGRNILPFPQKHKVLRPDPMVVATKLMARRSYKDTGKQFNVIAASWIQFMIHDWVNHLEQTDQVELFAPAEVASECPLKSFKFLKTKEISITSGSNDIKSGSINIRTPWWDGSVVYGSNNEKLQQVRSFKDGKLKIGEDGLLLHDQDGIPISGDVTNIWSGLSTLQALFVKEHNAVCDALKKEYPHLSEEKLYRHARLVTSAVIAKIHTIDWTVELLKTQTLLAGMRINWYGMLGKKFKDIFGHVGGPVLSGYVGNKKPNNHGVPYSLTEDFASVYRMHALLPDNLYLRDINATPGPNKSPPLIKEIPMEKLIGREGEKTLTQIGFTRQLVSMGHQACGSLELWNYPLWFRNVIPQDINGRDRADNVDLPSLEIYRDRERSVPRYNNFRRGLMLIPISKWKDLTHDEEAIKTLQEVYGDDVEELDLQVGLLAEKKIKGFAISETAFVIFLLMASRRLEADRFFTSDYNNETYTKKGLEWVNKTESLKDVLDRHYPEMTAKWMNCSSAFSVWDSQPTPHNPIPLYLRFPA